The Pantoea vagans genome includes a window with the following:
- a CDS encoding TfoX/Sxy family DNA transformation protein has translation MKTNKSMVVQSKTQLAPLGKIESRTQFGGYALTVEKVIFAYINEEALYLRASEALQVYHARRALEPLVYRKRGIPVQLNYYKVDATLWQDAEQLLQLSASALQAAQDEIATRSVTLRLKDLPNLSLRMEMMLHRVGISSVRLLHEMGSRQSWLKLRAVNKHIGLKTLLALEGAISGHHQAALPVVTREELYAWYVKTLHIDPKVERSQR, from the coding sequence ATGAAAACCAACAAATCTATGGTTGTGCAGTCAAAAACTCAGTTAGCACCTCTCGGAAAGATCGAATCACGCACCCAGTTTGGGGGATATGCGCTGACGGTTGAGAAGGTGATTTTTGCCTACATCAATGAAGAAGCACTTTACCTGCGTGCCAGTGAAGCGCTTCAGGTCTACCACGCCAGACGCGCACTTGAGCCGCTGGTCTATCGTAAACGTGGCATACCTGTGCAATTGAACTACTACAAGGTCGATGCAACGTTATGGCAGGATGCCGAACAACTTTTGCAGCTTTCTGCCAGTGCACTGCAAGCCGCTCAGGACGAAATCGCCACGCGCAGCGTCACCTTGCGCTTAAAAGATTTGCCTAACCTGAGTTTACGCATGGAGATGATGTTGCATCGAGTCGGCATCAGTTCGGTAAGGTTGCTGCACGAAATGGGGTCACGTCAGAGTTGGCTGAAACTGCGTGCAGTCAACAAACATATTGGCTTAAAAACACTGCTGGCTCTGGAAGGCGCCATTTCGGGCCATCATCAGGCAGCACTGCCGGTGGTCACGCGAGAAGAGTTGTACGCCTGGTATGTAAAAACGCTCCACATCGATCCCAAAGTGGAGCGTTCACAACGTTAG
- the sulA gene encoding SOS-induced cell division inhibitor SulA → MRTQYSGLADRSSRFATPSLTQPSLGGITELRYSEQPGMMQMLLLPVLKQLSEQSRWQLWLTPAHKLNRSWMQQSGLPLEKSMHITESERLSTVESMVKALRTGNYSVVLAWIPYELNDEERLELELAASEGEALGLIMRPQGHERVLTRQPNPSKIPSDLFH, encoded by the coding sequence ATGCGTACTCAATACTCTGGCCTTGCTGATCGTTCTTCCCGTTTTGCGACCCCAAGCTTAACGCAACCTTCTCTGGGTGGAATCACTGAACTGCGCTACAGCGAACAACCGGGTATGATGCAGATGCTGCTACTGCCGGTGCTGAAACAGCTCAGTGAACAATCGCGCTGGCAGCTATGGTTAACTCCTGCCCACAAGCTAAACCGTAGCTGGATGCAGCAGTCGGGTCTGCCGTTAGAGAAGAGTATGCATATTACCGAATCAGAGCGACTCAGCACTGTGGAAAGCATGGTGAAAGCGTTGCGTACCGGTAACTACAGTGTCGTATTGGCCTGGATTCCATACGAATTGAACGATGAAGAACGTCTGGAATTGGAATTAGCAGCGTCGGAAGGTGAAGCGCTTGGCTTAATAATGCGTCCACAAGGTCATGAACGCGTCCTGACAAGACAACCTAATCCGTCAAAAATTCCGTCGGATTTGTTTCATTAA
- the ompA gene encoding porin OmpA, with translation MKKTAIAIAVALAGFATVAQAAPKDNTWYTGAKLGWSQYHDTGYYGNGYENNNGPTHESQLGAGAFMGYQANPYLGFELGYDWLGRMPNKGSVTNGAFKAQGVQLAAKLSYPITDDFDVYTRLGGMVWRADSTQTNPDNGRISNHDTGVSPLAAVGVEYALTKNWATRLDYQWVNNIGDAGTVGARPDNSMLSVGVSYRFGQDEEAAPVVAPAPAPAPVVETKRFTLKSDVLFTFNKATLKPEGQQALDQLYSQLSSMDPKDGSVVVLGFTDRIGSEQYNQKLSEKRAQSVVDYLVSKGIPSNKISARGMGKSNPVTGNTCDSVKGRNALIDCLAPDRRVEIDVKGIKDVVTQPQA, from the coding sequence ATGAAAAAGACAGCTATCGCAATTGCAGTGGCACTGGCTGGCTTCGCTACCGTAGCGCAGGCCGCCCCTAAAGATAACACCTGGTACACCGGTGCTAAACTGGGCTGGTCTCAGTATCACGATACTGGTTACTACGGTAACGGTTACGAGAACAACAACGGTCCAACTCACGAATCTCAGCTGGGTGCTGGTGCCTTCATGGGCTATCAGGCTAACCCTTACCTGGGCTTCGAGCTGGGCTACGACTGGCTGGGCCGTATGCCTAACAAAGGCAGCGTGACCAATGGCGCGTTCAAAGCACAAGGCGTTCAGCTGGCAGCTAAACTGAGCTACCCAATCACTGACGACTTCGACGTGTACACCCGTCTGGGCGGCATGGTATGGCGTGCAGACTCTACTCAGACCAACCCAGACAACGGCCGCATCAGCAACCACGACACCGGCGTTTCTCCGCTGGCTGCTGTTGGTGTTGAGTACGCACTGACCAAAAACTGGGCAACTCGCCTGGACTATCAGTGGGTTAACAACATCGGTGACGCAGGTACCGTTGGTGCGCGTCCAGACAACAGCATGCTGAGCGTCGGCGTTTCTTACCGTTTCGGTCAGGATGAAGAAGCTGCACCAGTTGTTGCTCCGGCACCAGCTCCAGCGCCAGTTGTTGAAACCAAGCGTTTCACTCTGAAGTCTGACGTTCTGTTCACCTTCAACAAAGCGACCCTGAAGCCAGAAGGCCAGCAGGCTCTGGATCAGCTGTACAGCCAGCTGAGCTCAATGGATCCTAAAGATGGTTCTGTTGTAGTACTGGGCTTCACTGACCGTATCGGTTCAGAGCAGTACAACCAGAAACTGTCTGAGAAACGCGCTCAGTCTGTAGTTGATTACCTGGTATCTAAAGGTATCCCTTCTAACAAGATCTCTGCACGCGGTATGGGCAAATCTAACCCAGTTACTGGCAACACCTGTGACAGCGTGAAAGGCCGCAATGCCCTGATCGACTGCCTGGCGCCAGACCGTCGCGTTGAAATCGACGTGAAAGGTATCAAAGACGTTGTAACTCAGCCACAGGCTTAA